Proteins from a genomic interval of Blastocatellia bacterium:
- a CDS encoding class I SAM-dependent methyltransferase, with protein sequence MMITSTVNGRVGGSFRDPSGFVFWRDGVLYRQISLLGRDSYDRLMSSGLYDRLVAEALLIPHEEVRAQTNRSVAAYKVIRPEPIPFISYPYEWCFSQLKDAALSTLRIQKMALAFDMSLKDCSAYNIQFWRGKPVFIDTLSFEPYREGRPWVAYRQFCQHFLAPLALMQHTDIRLSQLLRVNIDGVPLDLASRLLPWRTVCRFALLSHIHLHAKSQRHYANKAVNIERARMTRRAFEGLIAHLEATVGAMRWQPRGTEWAEYYENTNYSSEAMQHKHQLVSEFLAEADPWMVWDLGANDGRFSRLASDRGIQTIAFDIDPAAVEKNYQRSRQAEPHLLPLVLDLTNPSPSLGWAHQERMSLLERGPVDLVMALALIHHLAISNNVPLDHLARFFSRVGQWLIIEFVPKSDSQVRRLLATRQDVFPTYTQVMFEQAFQHYFTIRRSVQIEGSERTLYLMRRRDRVEHLVEC encoded by the coding sequence ATGATGATAACGTCAACCGTTAACGGACGGGTGGGGGGATCGTTTCGTGATCCCAGCGGATTTGTCTTTTGGCGCGACGGCGTGCTCTACCGGCAGATCAGCCTGCTCGGTCGCGACTCCTATGATCGGCTGATGAGCAGCGGCCTGTATGATCGTCTGGTGGCTGAGGCGTTGCTCATTCCTCATGAGGAGGTACGCGCCCAGACCAACAGGTCGGTCGCCGCTTACAAAGTGATTCGTCCGGAACCCATCCCCTTCATCTCGTACCCCTACGAGTGGTGTTTCAGTCAATTGAAAGACGCAGCGCTCAGCACCTTGCGGATACAGAAAATGGCGCTGGCCTTCGACATGTCATTGAAGGATTGTAGCGCCTATAACATTCAATTCTGGCGGGGCAAGCCGGTGTTCATTGACACACTCTCATTCGAGCCATACCGCGAAGGTCGTCCGTGGGTGGCGTACCGGCAGTTTTGCCAGCATTTTCTCGCGCCGCTGGCGTTGATGCAACACACCGATATTCGACTGAGCCAATTGCTTCGCGTCAACATAGACGGCGTGCCGTTGGACCTGGCAAGCCGGTTGTTGCCGTGGCGAACCGTGTGCCGATTCGCTTTGCTGTCGCACATTCATCTGCATGCCAAGAGTCAACGACATTACGCGAACAAAGCAGTCAACATCGAGCGAGCCAGGATGACCCGCCGGGCGTTTGAGGGCTTGATTGCTCATCTGGAAGCCACCGTCGGCGCGATGAGGTGGCAGCCGCGGGGAACCGAGTGGGCTGAGTATTACGAGAACACAAACTACTCATCCGAGGCGATGCAGCACAAGCATCAGCTCGTTTCTGAATTTCTAGCCGAGGCTGACCCGTGGATGGTCTGGGACCTGGGCGCCAATGATGGACGATTCAGTCGGTTGGCCAGCGACCGCGGGATTCAGACCATTGCTTTCGATATAGACCCGGCAGCAGTCGAAAAGAATTATCAGCGCAGCCGACAAGCCGAGCCACATCTGTTGCCGTTGGTGTTGGATTTGACCAATCCGAGTCCCAGCTTGGGATGGGCGCATCAGGAGCGTATGTCGTTATTGGAGCGCGGTCCGGTGGATTTGGTCATGGCGTTGGCCCTGATTCATCATTTGGCGATCTCCAATAACGTACCGCTTGACCACCTGGCGCGCTTTTTCAGCCGTGTGGGTCAATGGCTGATCATTGAGTTTGTGCCTAAGAGCGACTCGCAGGTGCGGCGCTTGCTCGCGACGCGCCAGGACGTTTTCCCAACTTATACGCAGGTGATGTTTGAGCAGGCGTTTCAGCATTACTTCACGATTCGTCGGTCGGTCCAGATTGAGGGTTCCGAACGAACCTTGTATCTGATGCGCAGGCGAGATCGGGTTGAGCATCTGGTTGAGTGTTGA